One genomic segment of Nonomuraea coxensis DSM 45129 includes these proteins:
- a CDS encoding sensor histidine kinase, which translates to MTGRWRPRGPRTLRLRLTLGYGAIFLVAGLALLGVTYVLFEQQLTRSFEDRFTAPPGMNKQFFIAEGDMRLTGDAAVEWLRRQELELRGAAGTSLLAQGVLALTVVGGAAVAFGWVVAGRMLAPLHRVTDTARRIAAAPMAERGLHERIALEGPADEVKQLADTFDTMVERLDHSFDGQRRFVANASHELRTPLTLNRALVELAMHRRTASPDVKELGESLLEINARHERLISGLLLLARSEQEIADRSPVDLADVVAHVVRQTAGDAAEAKVTVDEVAGQAPVTGDALLLERLVHNLVENGIRHNLDDGSGWVRVVSRTVDGDSVEVEVANTGPDVPPYDVPPLFKPFHRHGAERVVTARSAGLGLSIVRSIAVAHGGDVSARPREDGGLVVTATLPRARH; encoded by the coding sequence ATGACCGGACGCTGGAGGCCGCGCGGGCCGCGCACGCTGCGGCTGCGGCTCACCCTCGGGTACGGCGCGATCTTCCTGGTGGCCGGGCTGGCCCTGCTCGGGGTCACGTACGTGCTGTTCGAGCAGCAGCTCACGCGGTCGTTCGAGGACCGGTTCACCGCCCCGCCAGGCATGAACAAGCAGTTCTTCATCGCCGAGGGCGACATGCGGCTCACCGGGGACGCGGCCGTCGAGTGGCTGCGGCGGCAGGAGCTGGAGTTGCGCGGGGCCGCAGGCACCTCGCTGCTCGCGCAGGGCGTGCTCGCGCTGACCGTGGTCGGCGGGGCGGCGGTCGCGTTCGGCTGGGTGGTGGCCGGGCGGATGCTGGCGCCGCTGCACCGCGTCACCGACACCGCCCGCCGGATCGCCGCCGCCCCGATGGCCGAGCGCGGGCTGCACGAGCGGATCGCGCTGGAGGGCCCGGCGGACGAGGTCAAGCAGCTCGCCGACACCTTCGACACGATGGTCGAGCGGCTGGACCACTCCTTCGACGGGCAGCGCAGGTTCGTCGCGAACGCCTCCCACGAGCTGCGCACGCCGCTCACGCTCAACCGGGCGCTGGTCGAGCTGGCCATGCACCGGCGTACGGCCTCGCCGGACGTCAAGGAGCTGGGCGAGAGCCTGCTGGAGATCAACGCCCGGCACGAACGCCTCATCTCGGGCCTGCTGCTGCTGGCCCGCTCGGAGCAGGAGATCGCCGACCGCTCGCCGGTGGACCTCGCCGACGTGGTGGCGCACGTGGTGCGGCAGACGGCCGGCGACGCCGCCGAGGCCAAGGTCACCGTGGACGAGGTGGCCGGCCAGGCGCCCGTCACCGGGGACGCCCTGCTCCTCGAACGGCTCGTGCACAACCTGGTCGAGAACGGCATCCGGCACAACCTGGACGACGGGAGCGGATGGGTGCGGGTGGTGAGCCGCACCGTGGACGGCGACAGCGTCGAGGTGGAGGTCGCCAACACCGGGCCCGACGTGCCGCCGTACGACGTGCCGCCGCTCTTCAAGCCCTTCCACCGGCACGGCGCCGAGCGGGTGGTCACGGCGCGGAGCGCGGGGCTCGGGCTGTCGATCGTGCGCTCGATCGCGGTGGCGCACGGCGGCGACGTGAGCGCCCGCCCCCGCGAGGACGGCGGCCTCGTCGTCACCGCCACCCTCCCCCGCGCCCGCCACTGA